CAGCTCTTATATAGATTTATTAATTGACGggtttgtaaaaaaaaataaaaataaagatgaaGCAACTAGAAAGGACCGCGCTTATATTAATGATGCTAACGAAATATGTCGAAACGGAAACATTTCTGGAAATTATGGCAGGGCAAATGGCAGTGTAAATAATGGCAGTGTAAATAATGACAGTGCAAATAATGACAGTGCAAATAATGACAGTGCAAATAAATTTTGTAATGCTTTAGAAAAAGAGGTCTCAGCCTTTACCACCGAAAAGATATattccattttattttataacaaaaaaaaagatcataaagaatataaaatattagataatgtttttaattttacaaaTTATGAGTTACCCTCAAtgagaaatataaaaaataatttcttaAATTTTTTGATCTATGAAATTACAAGTGCTAATATAGAAAGTGATAAACATTTAGAGGAAGCAAAacatatttatgaaaaatatggacataattttatatctGCTTCGTTACATTATATTATGgaaaaaaagttatataaaaaaagttttaaaaataaagaatatacaaatataacatttattgTTGAAAgaaatgtatttttaaatacaaaaaataaattgatcgattttttaaataatttattaaattttaataaaaatattggtgatattaaattttttattcaaaattatttatatagtaAAAGAGGATATATTATGTCCCTTCCTGagagtatatataatataatacataaaaataaaaatgacataaaaaatatagacaaatataataatatacatatgtacatTTTGTATAATAATTATCAAAAGCATTTGAGAACTGGATCTATAGTAAGGGGGAAATATCaatcaaaaaaatcaatcaggtaaaatattttaaaacaatatcttttattatatttgtttcatctcacacatatatgtatacacatatttttatatccttaaatttttcaatttatttaatttttagaCGATTGAAAAAAAgaatgaatataaaacagGAACATGCTGaaattaacaaaatgaaGAATAAACTATTTTCAACAATTAAGTTGAATAAAAGAAATGTAAACCCttgaaaattttgataaaatatttgaacATTAATTATTAAGCAATTTATGCTTTTAAgtttgcaaaaaaaaaaaaataatattaaatatgtttttaaatttttttgaatatttttttttattttttaattttttttaaaatttttttaattttttttgttgcattttaattaatgtctttatttataaataaaatattataattagaACAAAACATAAAACTATTACGTATACATGTGTGTATGTACACAATGTGTATACTAAATTAGAGGATAGGATATTCTGTTATTACAAAAATATCAGGATATACccaaattaaatatatttgtatgaTTTTCcttaataaaaacaaaaaaaaatatatagattaTTGTTTGTTAAGTAAAACTGggaataaaataattctatgtattatttaccatgaatttcatttttatgatattttgaattttcttattttttatttccaaattttcttattttttatttccaaattttcttattttttatttccaaattttcttattttttatttccaaattttcttaattttttatttccaagttttcttaattttttatttccaagttttcttaattttttatttccaagttttcttaattttttatggtTTTCTGTGGGGTTAGTTAATACCAGACATTAAATTCAAGTGGTCAGGAAGGGGAATTATGTTATATgtttttctaaaaatatcAATATCTTTGTCTAGCCAATTTTCAATATGAATAGAATGAAGAGGTTTTTTTGCAGCCATTCCAGCCATATATGCCCAAGGATATAATTGATTTAATAATGTTTGTCTAggtttatatttaaaaagaaaataatttttttccggattctttaaaaaaatatattcattatttatatcatcaaaaattatatcattattattttcattattatatccaTAAATAATAGTACCTCGAATATGattagaattatttaaattgtcaaaataatatttatataatttttgaaaaaataaattattatttattttatcaatatgaaaatattctgttaaattatatacatattgttttaatgataattcatctatataattataatcatctttatatgtataatcaAAATTGGGATTAAGAAAATTTGGAGGAATTTTATCTTTAAATATGTATTGAAACCGATATAAAGGTGACATAAAAGGTGCTACTAAAATAGCTAGTAATGTTATAGGCAATTTTGTATGTATTAATTCAATCATCTTTAATGCAGCTTCTGATTcaattgatatatttaaattataaactACATGGCCTATATCATGTATTTGTCTATAtcttgttaatatatatgaataattaatattatcaaaaaaatgagCTACTTCTCTATCATGTGCATGAAGTTTATATGTTTCTAAAAAttccatatatttataaccCAAAGTATTTTTAggcaatttttttaattcattaaatTGGATATCTTGTCTTATTAATAatggtttattttttaatatctcTTTTCcttcatcatcatttttcatatattcataaatatttttaactgCATAAAAAGATGATATATCTGCTGCATGTGCTAATAAATGTGTCCTATTTGGTGCTTTATAAATTcctaatattgtttttaaaaatatttcaagcTTTCCCAACTTATTTAGATCTATCCAATTTGATTGGAATATTTTTGCAAAGTTGCTCATTTTACTACACTTTGAATAAATGACATAAAACTAAAACGATTTGTTTTTACaaaaagaaacaaaaatataagtatgcATATTTGTATATCTGATCAAATAGGTAACAATAAttcgaaaaatataataaaatatcatgTATGAActttacaaaaaaaacagGCATATATATAACCCCTCAAAAGGACtcacaaataaattatgcatatacatatattagcACATTTATATAAGCAAATTATTTTTCACATAATTTTGATCCAATAAAAGGATcgaatatataatatttccgATGTTCATACATATGGGCAGTCCTTTTTTGTatcgtttttatttttaaattaaatttgtaACATTTCCCCTAAATATTCcaccaaaaaaaattatcgttataaatattattaactattttaatatatacttaATTCTATAATAATtagttttaaataaaaaataaagtttaattatatttctatgatttttttttgctttttttgctttttttgcttttttttgctttttttttactacaGTACtacatattcatatatatagcaaaaaaaaaaaaacgaaaaaaaaatacaaaaggAACAATCCATATATGTACTAAACATAACTGGATTTTGTAGATTTACATCATAAGGCATATTCGAataaatttaacaaaaaatataagtaaaaaaaaaaaataaaataataataataataataataaacacAATCACAATATTCCGAACGAGAAAATACTGCATGAGAATACATTAAGTGtgattatattaaattgaaaaaaaaaaatatataaatattctatgtatataatttaagGGAGagaaagcaaaaaaaatcatattataaaaaatgtgtgcaagagaaaatggaaaaatatatgaattaaaagtgtcggaaaaaaaataaacataaaaaaaaaaaaaaaaaaaaaaaatgtgtatgtAACTTCAATTGTAAATAATTGCTTTCTCTccctaaaaaaaaaaaaaagaagtcTTATAGAAAAATGATATTgagtatttatttatttttcccaTCAAAGCTATCAAAATAGCTTTAAGTTTAACAATTCCATAATTTTCgacaatattataatttgtttatctTCTTTCTTTTAAATGGCTAGTTTAGATAATAGTGGATATGAAATCAAGTTCATTATGCAAAATATCTTGAGA
Above is a window of Plasmodium yoelii strain 17X genome assembly, chromosome: 9 DNA encoding:
- a CDS encoding ubiquinone biosynthesis protein COQ4, putative, with protein sequence MSNFAKIFQSNWIDLNKLGKLEIFLKTILGIYKAPNRTHLLAHAADISSFYAVKNIYEYMKNDDEGKEILKNKPLLIRQDIQFNELKKLPKNTLGYKYMEFLETYKLHAHDREVAHFFDNINYSYILTRYRQIHDIGHVVYNLNISIESEAALKMIELIHTKLPITLLAILVAPFMSPLYRFQYIFKDKIPPNFLNPNFDYTYKDDYNYIDELSLKQYVYNLTEYFHIDKINNNLFFQKLYKYYFDNLNNSNHIRGTIIYGYNNENNNDIIFDDINNEYIFLKNPEKNYFLFKYKPRQTLLNQLYPWAYMAGMAAKKPLHSIHIENWLDKDIDIFRKTYNIIPLPDHLNLMSGIN